Part of the Arachis hypogaea cultivar Tifrunner chromosome 6, arahy.Tifrunner.gnm2.J5K5, whole genome shotgun sequence genome, CTGTCCCTCCTCGCTTTCAAAAACTCCGTCTCCTCCGACCCCTCGAACCTTATACAACAATGGAACAACGCCACTTCCTCCACCTTCTGCAACTGGCGCGGCGTTACTTGCGGCGGTTCTGGCAGAGTCACTGCCCTCCGCGTGACCGGCCTCGGCGGCGGCCAATTGTCTCCCTCCCTCGGAGACTTGTACGAGCTTCGCGTCCTTTCCCTTCCCGGAAACATGTTTTGCGGCGAGATTCCGGCGATCCTTGGTAACCTCCGGCACCTCGAGGTTCTCGAGCTTCAACAGAACAACTTCTCTGGGAAGTTACCCTTTCAGATGAGTTACCTGCATTCTCTTCAACTTGTTAACCTCTCTGGTAATGCTCTCAGCGGTTCAATTCCGAGTTGTTTCGTTGGGAGCGTGAGAACCGTTGATTTGTCGAACAACCGGTTTTCTGGTAAGATCCCAGTAGATGGTTTAACCAACGGCTGTGATTCGCTGGACTACTTGAGGCTTTCGCACAACTTTTTGATCGATGAGATTCCACGCCAGATTGGGAAATGTAGGAACTTGAGGTACCTTTTTCTCGATGGGAATATCTTGGAAGGGGGAATCCCAAATGAGATTGGTTTCGCTTCTGAGCTTAGGGTTCTAGATGTTTCTAGAAACAGCCTCACCGGCAGGGTCCCCAAAGCGCTTGGCAGTTGCTTGAAGCTTTCGGTTATTTTGCTAACTGATTTGTCtgatgatgaggaagaagaaaatgaggGAAGCTTGGGTTATAATGATAGCTTTAGAGGAGAGTTCAATGCGTTTGTTGGGAATGTTCCTCACGAAGTTCTCTTGATTCCCAGGTTGCAGGTCTTTTGGGCGCCAAGGGCGAATCTTGCTGGACGTTTGCCTGGCCGAGGCTGGACGGATTCTTGCGCGCTGAGAGTGCTAAATTTGGGGCAGAATTATGTATCTGGTGTTGTGCCGGAGAGTTTGGGGATTTGTAGGAATTTGACATTCTTGGACTTGAGTTCTAACAGTTTGGTTGGATATTTGCCTTCACAGCAGCTCAGGGTTCCTTGTATGGTGTACTTCAATGTCAGCAACAACAATATATCTGGCACACTTTCAGGGTTTGGGAATGGAAGCTGCGGTTCAACTGGCACCCCTGCTGCAAAAGACCTTGAATTCCTTGAATGGGAAGGATACAATGGTACATACTTTAGTATTCCTGTTTGGAGATTTTTGAAGAATCCTCTACTTGGATCAGGTttagaagataataataatactgtCATTAGCCATGATTTCAGTTGGAATAGGTTTGGTGGATTGTTACCTATGTTTTCTCTTGGAGATAATCTTTTTACTGCAAATCATAGAGTTTCTTACATGCTGTTTCTCAATAATAATGAGTTCAATGGGTCTTTATCAAACCAGCTTGTTTTGAACTGTAATGATCTTGAGGCATTGTCAGTTAACTTAAGTATGAACCATCTGTCAAATGGGGACTCGCCAGCATTACTGCTGGACTGTCTACGGTTGACAGTTTTTGAAGCAGCATACAACCAGATCAGTGGGTCAATTGGAAAGGATATAGGTCACTTGATGATGCTTCAGCGTCTTGATTTGAGTGGGAACAAACTATTTGGATCTTTGCCTGATGAATTAGGAAGCctgaaaaacatgaaattgatgCTTTTAGCAGGAAATAATCTCACCGGGGAAATTCCTTCCCAGCTTGGTCAATTGGCTTACCTTTCTGTGTTGAATCTTTCTCACAATGCTCTAGTGGGAACGATTCCAGCAAGTCTGTCAAATGCCACTAATCTTGAAATTCTACTGCTAGATCACAATAAGCTTTTTGGGGAAATACCTTTATCCTTTTCGACACTTTCCAAACTTGTTCAGCTAGATGTTTCTTTCAATAATCTTTCAGGTCATATTCCTTACCTTCAGCATCCAAATGATTGTGGTTCCTATAAAGGGAATGAACACCTGCACTCTTGCCCTGATCCATACTCTGATTTGCCTGCTTCCCTTCCAGT contains:
- the LOC112697086 gene encoding LRR receptor-like serine/threonine-protein kinase RPK2, which encodes MCRFLVVVVVVLQCLLFHTFALTASVPNSNDALSLLAFKNSVSSDPSNLIQQWNNATSSTFCNWRGVTCGGSGRVTALRVTGLGGGQLSPSLGDLYELRVLSLPGNMFCGEIPAILGNLRHLEVLELQQNNFSGKLPFQMSYLHSLQLVNLSGNALSGSIPSCFVGSVRTVDLSNNRFSGKIPVDGLTNGCDSLDYLRLSHNFLIDEIPRQIGKCRNLRYLFLDGNILEGGIPNEIGFASELRVLDVSRNSLTGRVPKALGSCLKLSVILLTDLSDDEEEENEGSLGYNDSFRGEFNAFVGNVPHEVLLIPRLQVFWAPRANLAGRLPGRGWTDSCALRVLNLGQNYVSGVVPESLGICRNLTFLDLSSNSLVGYLPSQQLRVPCMVYFNVSNNNISGTLSGFGNGSCGSTGTPAAKDLEFLEWEGYNGTYFSIPVWRFLKNPLLGSGLEDNNNTVISHDFSWNRFGGLLPMFSLGDNLFTANHRVSYMLFLNNNEFNGSLSNQLVLNCNDLEALSVNLSMNHLSNGDSPALLLDCLRLTVFEAAYNQISGSIGKDIGHLMMLQRLDLSGNKLFGSLPDELGSLKNMKLMLLAGNNLTGEIPSQLGQLAYLSVLNLSHNALVGTIPASLSNATNLEILLLDHNKLFGEIPLSFSTLSKLVQLDVSFNNLSGHIPYLQHPNDCGSYKGNEHLHSCPDPYSDLPASLPVPLEVKSLHRHRKSRTLVIALVSSGSLVICILMGIVLMIIFGRSKFGRLSSLRRRQVVTFQDIPTELSYDGVVTATGNFSIRYLIGTGGFGSTYKAELSPGFLVAIKRLSIGRFQGIQQFETEIRTLGRIRHKNLVTLIGYYVGETEMFLIYNYLSGGNLEAFIHDRSGKKVQWPVIYKIAKDIAEALAYLHYSCVPRIVHRDIKPSNILLDEELNAYLSDFGLARLLEVSETHATTDVAGTFGYVAPEYATTCRVSDKADVYSFGVVLLELLSGRKSLDPSFSEYGNGFNIVPWAELLITEGRCSELFSSALWEAGPKDKLLALLKLALTCTVETLSIRPSMKQVLEKLKQLKC